A part of Corynebacterium lactis RW2-5 genomic DNA contains:
- a CDS encoding TauD/TfdA family dioxygenase: MGQAFTWRTLQRGRMVQNLMPVKSDSDEQSGHGSVELAWHTEDAFHPNRCDYLLLAGIRNHDQVPTTFSDIFDLNLSDSERQILAQRRFSIRPDNEHIRQLQQIAPESAALKNMLRMRDTPEPCAVLFGETELDSLHIDPYFMETIPGNEYAENVLTKAISQLDAAQTDVVIHGGDLAIVNNHKAVHGRRSYSLRFDGTDRWLKKD, encoded by the coding sequence TTGGGACAAGCTTTTACATGGCGTACTCTGCAACGGGGACGAATGGTTCAAAACCTAATGCCCGTCAAAAGTGATAGCGATGAGCAAAGCGGCCACGGATCAGTGGAACTAGCCTGGCACACTGAAGATGCGTTTCACCCTAATCGTTGCGACTATTTGCTTTTAGCCGGAATTCGTAATCACGATCAAGTACCGACGACATTTTCTGACATCTTCGATTTGAATTTGTCGGATTCCGAAAGGCAAATTTTAGCCCAAAGACGTTTTTCCATTCGACCAGATAATGAACATATCCGACAACTCCAACAAATTGCTCCTGAAAGTGCTGCACTGAAGAACATGCTTCGGATGAGAGACACTCCCGAACCCTGTGCGGTTCTTTTTGGCGAAACCGAGCTAGATAGCCTCCACATTGACCCTTATTTCATGGAAACAATCCCCGGAAATGAATACGCAGAAAACGTACTCACGAAAGCTATATCGCAGCTGGACGCAGCGCAAACTGACGTAGTTATCCACGGTGGGGACTTAGCCATCGTTAACAATCATAAGGCTGTCCACGGACGAAGGTCTTACTCACTACGTTTCGATGGCACTGATCGGTGGCTAAAAAAAGATTAG
- a CDS encoding hydrogenase maturation nickel metallochaperone HypA, protein MLPTLRKGAADAANLGFVHEVALSMQLAKVVTRAAEGRTVRCVHLRIGALRQVVPETLSYAWNFVSRDASLGEAKLDIDWVPAVIECPLGHRSEVGPLDGLVCPECSQPGHVISGEEFTIVDIDVDINA, encoded by the coding sequence ATGTTGCCCACTCTACGCAAGGGGGCCGCGGACGCTGCTAATTTGGGGTTTGTGCACGAAGTAGCGTTGAGCATGCAGTTGGCGAAGGTCGTCACAAGGGCCGCCGAGGGGCGGACTGTGCGCTGTGTGCATCTCCGGATTGGGGCGCTGCGGCAGGTTGTTCCCGAAACGCTGTCCTACGCCTGGAACTTTGTCAGCCGCGATGCGAGCCTGGGCGAGGCGAAGTTGGACATCGACTGGGTCCCGGCTGTCATTGAGTGCCCGCTGGGGCATCGCAGCGAGGTCGGGCCGCTCGACGGTCTGGTTTGCCCCGAGTGCAGCCAGCCCGGGCACGTGATTTCCGGAGAAGAGTTCACCATCGTCGATATCGACGTGGATATAAACGCGTAG
- a CDS encoding HypC/HybG/HupF family hydrogenase formation chaperone: MCLGVPAVITEVHDSARATVEIGGVARMISTDLLIDESLATGDWVLVHVGFAMSKIDEEEAQLSLQQIKQLGGDTYEDEVESFSSSKID, translated from the coding sequence ATGTGTCTCGGCGTCCCCGCAGTCATCACCGAGGTCCACGATTCAGCGCGCGCGACCGTCGAAATTGGCGGTGTCGCCCGCATGATTTCCACCGACCTGCTTATCGACGAATCCCTGGCCACAGGCGACTGGGTCCTTGTCCACGTCGGCTTCGCCATGAGCAAGATCGACGAGGAAGAAGCGCAGCTGTCGTTGCAGCAGATCAAGCAGCTCGGTGGGGACACCTACGAGGACGAGGTGGAGTCGTTCTCGTCATCGAAGATTGATTAG
- a CDS encoding carbamoyltransferase HypF, with translation MQVGLGQGRERKLPAETASAQPHPAHIRRRWRLEGVVQGVGFRPFVATIARRAGLTGFCGNDERGVFLEAEGPAAAIDEFRQALFTELPALSRIINHTESELVPLRAPIPSPGTGFEIVPSRHSDSGRALLPPDTALCPDCRREFFDPADRRYLYPFISCTNCGPRLSIITELPYDRPRTTMRNFPMCTPCETEYTAPADRRFHAQPVSCFDCGPRLSLVRPGAGAASASGGKAGTREEVLTLFAQVHGLLDDGAILAVKGIGGFHLVCDARNDYAVARLRQRKQRPDKPLAVMVPDVDAAREVVELTNAEADLLASPEAPIVIAAKKTTADSEGAAGGAESAAFSEDGANVSALSEGIAPGLEYFGVMLPYSGIHLLLCDRPLVVTSGNISGEPVCTGNDEALAKLGRIADAFVLHDRDIHVPVEDSVFVGTAPSRRSRGFAPLPIAVSAGTDSPADLAIPPDAESATPTVFATGGELKNTFALAHDDLVHISAHIGDMGSWASQRAYERAAEQLLSIRDARPELVVCDLHPGYATTSFAERFAHDLGIDLLAVQHHWAHALSLLAEHRLLRPGTTDSPGGSNASGAHGNDCAIVAALDGTGYGIDGTIWGGEILRVNLTGPEWDRVWHFPTFPLAGGDRAVTHPWRLALGLTSAWGLPSLADSLYDALTTPSPASPSEAEIDLVKGQIKGGVGTVQCSSLGRIFDAAAALILPRWRSGDAISYEAQAAMELEAAATRYKRAHPECFDAAVEADVGGGIETVVARAFGMPDPGAAAFEFHRGAAGVVGKQLAEAAASADTKIVGVSGGCANNALLMQLLEADVSRRGYELLQHRSVPPGDGGLSLGQAMAGRLLHLQFRDSKPKD, from the coding sequence ATGCAGGTCGGATTGGGTCAAGGTCGGGAGCGTAAACTTCCCGCGGAAACTGCCTCAGCGCAACCGCACCCCGCCCATATCCGCCGCCGCTGGCGCCTCGAGGGTGTGGTCCAGGGCGTCGGATTCCGGCCCTTCGTCGCCACTATCGCCCGGCGCGCCGGCCTCACCGGTTTCTGCGGCAATGACGAACGCGGCGTCTTTCTCGAGGCCGAGGGCCCGGCCGCCGCTATCGACGAATTCCGTCAAGCCCTCTTCACCGAGCTGCCAGCACTTTCGCGGATTATCAATCACACCGAAAGCGAGCTCGTACCGCTCCGCGCGCCCATCCCCTCTCCCGGAACCGGCTTCGAAATCGTCCCCTCCCGCCACAGCGACTCAGGCCGCGCCCTCCTTCCGCCCGACACCGCCCTGTGCCCCGACTGCCGCCGCGAGTTCTTCGACCCCGCCGACCGCCGCTACCTCTACCCCTTCATCTCCTGCACCAACTGCGGGCCACGCCTATCCATCATCACCGAGCTGCCCTACGACCGCCCCCGCACCACCATGCGCAATTTCCCCATGTGCACCCCGTGCGAGACCGAATACACCGCACCCGCCGACCGCAGGTTCCACGCCCAGCCCGTCAGCTGCTTCGACTGCGGTCCCCGCCTAAGCCTTGTGCGGCCGGGGGCGGGGGCGGCGTCGGCAAGCGGGGGCAAGGCCGGCACGCGCGAGGAGGTGCTCACCCTCTTCGCGCAGGTCCACGGCCTGCTTGACGACGGCGCGATCCTGGCCGTCAAAGGCATCGGCGGTTTTCATCTGGTGTGCGATGCCCGGAATGACTACGCCGTGGCTCGGCTGCGGCAGCGCAAGCAGCGGCCCGATAAGCCGCTGGCCGTGATGGTGCCCGATGTGGATGCCGCGCGCGAGGTAGTCGAGCTGACCAACGCTGAGGCGGACCTGCTGGCCTCCCCGGAGGCGCCGATTGTGATTGCGGCGAAGAAGACTACGGCGGATTCGGAGGGCGCCGCGGGCGGCGCGGAAAGCGCGGCGTTTTCCGAGGATGGTGCGAATGTCTCGGCGCTGTCGGAAGGCATCGCCCCAGGGCTGGAGTACTTCGGCGTGATGCTGCCGTACTCGGGTATCCACCTGCTGCTATGCGACCGCCCGCTCGTCGTGACCAGCGGCAATATCAGCGGCGAGCCCGTGTGCACCGGCAACGACGAAGCCCTGGCGAAGCTGGGGCGAATCGCCGACGCGTTCGTGCTGCACGACCGGGACATCCACGTGCCCGTCGAGGACTCGGTGTTCGTGGGCACCGCACCGTCCCGGCGTTCCAGGGGCTTTGCGCCGCTGCCGATTGCGGTGTCGGCGGGTACTGATTCCCCTGCTGACCTCGCTATACCTCCGGATGCTGAGTCAGCTACACCGACCGTATTCGCCACCGGCGGTGAGCTGAAGAACACCTTCGCGCTCGCCCACGACGACCTCGTCCACATCTCCGCACACATCGGAGACATGGGCTCCTGGGCCAGCCAGCGCGCCTACGAACGCGCCGCCGAGCAGCTGCTGTCCATCCGCGATGCACGCCCCGAATTGGTCGTCTGCGACCTCCACCCCGGCTACGCCACCACCTCCTTCGCCGAGCGCTTCGCCCACGACCTCGGCATCGATCTACTCGCCGTGCAGCATCACTGGGCACATGCACTGTCGCTGCTTGCGGAGCATCGCCTGCTCCGTCCCGGCACCACCGATTCTCCCGGGGGCTCTAACGCATCCGGCGCGCATGGCAACGACTGCGCCATTGTTGCTGCACTCGACGGCACCGGCTACGGCATCGACGGCACCATCTGGGGCGGCGAGATTCTGCGGGTCAACCTGACCGGCCCCGAGTGGGACCGCGTGTGGCACTTCCCCACCTTCCCCCTCGCCGGCGGCGACCGAGCCGTCACGCACCCCTGGCGCTTAGCGCTCGGCCTCACCTCCGCCTGGGGCCTGCCCTCGCTCGCCGATTCGCTTTACGACGCCCTGACCACCCCGAGCCCCGCCTCCCCCAGTGAAGCCGAAATTGACCTGGTGAAAGGGCAAATTAAGGGCGGAGTCGGGACGGTGCAGTGTTCCTCACTGGGGCGCATCTTCGATGCTGCTGCGGCGTTGATCCTGCCACGCTGGCGCTCCGGGGACGCTATTAGCTACGAGGCCCAGGCGGCAATGGAGCTCGAGGCCGCCGCGACTCGGTATAAACGGGCACACCCCGAGTGCTTTGACGCCGCTGTCGAAGCCGATGTCGGAGGCGGTATTGAAACTGTGGTGGCCAGGGCTTTCGGAATGCCTGACCCCGGTGCCGCCGCGTTTGAGTTTCACCGTGGGGCCGCGGGTGTCGTCGGCAAGCAGCTGGCGGAAGCGGCGGCGAGCGCGGATACCAAAATTGTGGGAGTCAGCGGCGGGTGCGCGAACAATGCGCTATTGATGCAGCTTTTGGAGGCCGACGTTTCCCGACGCGGGTACGAGCTACTGCAGCATCGCAGCGTGCCGCCGGGAGATGGGGGCCTGAGCCTCGGCCAGGCGATGGCGGGGAGATTGCTGCACCTGCAGTTCCGTGATTCCAAGCCGAAAGACTGA
- a CDS encoding HpcH/HpaI aldolase/citrate lyase family protein, with the protein MTASTTASASRALDGSQTFPWLPTGPALLFAPADRPERFAKAAERSDMVIIDLEDGAAVDGHAQARENIVNNPLDPAKTILRITGPGTPTFAEDVAFARECDYDIIMVPKIRESIPEELKGLKIIAMVETPQAVINIQSIATHPDVVGLFWGAEDLTAELGGVSSRQSVDENPRRDYRDPQRITRAMVQIHAAAAGIAAIDAIHADFRDERGQYLEALDAVGCGFMATACIHPAMVSPVRKAYKPSAETLARARAIVERAGSSVGAFQLDGEMIDAPIVKQAVATLTRAGEL; encoded by the coding sequence ATGACTGCCTCCACGACTGCCTCCGCTTCGCGTGCCCTCGACGGCTCCCAGACATTCCCGTGGCTGCCCACGGGGCCGGCTCTGCTGTTCGCCCCAGCTGATAGGCCCGAGCGCTTCGCGAAAGCAGCCGAGCGTTCGGACATGGTCATCATCGATTTGGAGGACGGCGCGGCTGTCGATGGGCACGCGCAGGCGCGCGAAAATATCGTGAACAACCCGCTGGATCCGGCGAAAACAATTCTGCGGATTACTGGGCCGGGGACTCCGACATTCGCGGAGGACGTCGCGTTTGCCCGCGAGTGCGACTACGACATCATCATGGTGCCGAAGATTCGCGAGTCCATCCCGGAGGAGCTGAAGGGGCTAAAGATTATTGCGATGGTCGAGACCCCGCAGGCGGTTATAAATATCCAGTCGATTGCGACGCATCCGGATGTCGTCGGCCTGTTCTGGGGCGCGGAGGATCTCACAGCGGAGCTGGGCGGCGTATCGTCTAGGCAGAGCGTCGACGAAAACCCGCGCCGCGATTACCGCGACCCGCAGCGCATTACCCGCGCCATGGTACAGATCCATGCCGCGGCGGCAGGCATCGCTGCCATCGATGCGATTCATGCGGACTTCCGTGATGAGCGAGGGCAATACCTCGAGGCTCTCGACGCCGTGGGCTGCGGTTTCATGGCTACAGCCTGCATTCACCCCGCTATGGTGTCTCCGGTGCGCAAGGCCTACAAGCCGAGTGCCGAAACGCTCGCGAGGGCTAGGGCAATTGTGGAGCGCGCGGGCAGCAGCGTCGGGGCGTTTCAGCTCGACGGGGAAATGATTGATGCTCCAATTGTGAAGCAGGCGGTGGCTACGCTCACGCGCGCAGGGGAGCTGTAG
- a CDS encoding LysE/ArgO family amino acid transporter, giving the protein MSSSQLFITGLITGLGLIAAIGAQNAFVLRQGIRREYTALVVFICAASDAVLITLGYFSIKYLQDIVPKIVPWMTWAGAFYLIYIGIQSLLSLKNDNALKVSHPDTPNVERWKVRSIAITALALTWLNPHVYLDTVILLGSIAHRYDNGYVFSIGAFSGSVIWFSSLGFAAFKLAPALSSPRAWKTIDVLVALTMFVVAGSLIASIF; this is encoded by the coding sequence GTGTCTTCGAGTCAACTATTTATTACCGGTCTAATTACCGGGCTTGGGTTAATTGCGGCCATCGGCGCTCAAAATGCCTTTGTGCTCCGGCAAGGCATTCGACGTGAATACACAGCGCTTGTCGTATTCATATGTGCAGCATCAGACGCAGTTTTGATTACGCTTGGCTATTTTTCTATCAAATACCTCCAGGATATAGTCCCCAAGATTGTTCCTTGGATGACATGGGCTGGCGCATTCTACCTGATATATATCGGAATTCAGTCATTACTCAGCCTCAAGAACGACAATGCGCTCAAGGTTTCTCATCCCGATACACCTAATGTAGAAAGGTGGAAGGTCAGAAGCATTGCAATTACGGCGTTAGCGCTGACCTGGTTAAATCCACACGTCTATCTCGATACCGTCATACTTCTGGGCAGCATTGCTCACAGATACGACAACGGCTACGTCTTTAGCATTGGCGCTTTTTCAGGTTCGGTTATATGGTTTAGCAGTTTGGGATTTGCGGCTTTCAAATTAGCACCAGCGCTCTCATCACCAAGGGCGTGGAAAACCATTGATGTTTTGGTTGCACTAACCATGTTCGTAGTCGCTGGTTCGCTAATCGCATCAATCTTCTAA
- the hypD gene encoding hydrogenase formation protein HypD, producing the protein MKYVDEFRDPAAAKKLLARIEQDVKKLERPIALMEVCGGHTHTIYRYGLENLLPENIELIHGPGCPVCVIPMGRVDDAIWLARQDNVIFTTFGDMMRVPGSETSLMQARARGADVRFVYSPLDALKIATENPDKQVVFFAVGFETTAPSTAVTVDAARRQGVENFSVFSNHVLIEPPLRAIVNGGETKVDGFIGPGHVATTVGTDAFEFLPQEFNLPVAVAGFEPLDVLQSVLLLLEQFVDGDVAAGNARVENQYARVVRSAGNTRAQELMDRVFTLRDTFEWRGLGWIEHSGLGISEEYAAFDAERRFDVPGRRIPDPITCECGSVLTGHIKPWQCAVFGTACTPATPIGTCMVSPEGACAAYYNFGRIDRQVTLNLAKTRR; encoded by the coding sequence ATGAAGTACGTTGACGAGTTCCGCGACCCCGCCGCCGCAAAGAAGCTGCTTGCCCGCATCGAGCAGGATGTGAAGAAGCTCGAGCGCCCAATCGCTCTGATGGAGGTCTGCGGCGGGCACACGCACACCATCTACCGCTACGGCCTGGAGAACCTCCTGCCCGAGAACATCGAACTGATTCACGGCCCAGGCTGCCCTGTATGCGTGATCCCGATGGGCCGGGTTGACGATGCCATCTGGTTGGCGCGGCAGGATAACGTCATTTTCACCACCTTCGGCGACATGATGCGCGTGCCCGGCTCCGAAACCTCCCTGATGCAGGCTCGCGCGCGCGGCGCCGATGTCCGCTTTGTCTATTCGCCTCTCGACGCCCTGAAGATCGCTACCGAGAACCCCGACAAGCAGGTTGTTTTCTTTGCCGTTGGCTTTGAGACCACCGCCCCGTCGACTGCTGTGACGGTGGACGCCGCCCGGCGTCAAGGCGTGGAGAACTTCTCGGTGTTTTCCAACCACGTCCTGATTGAGCCGCCGCTGCGTGCCATTGTCAACGGTGGCGAGACCAAAGTGGATGGCTTCATTGGTCCGGGTCACGTGGCAACCACCGTCGGGACGGACGCTTTCGAGTTTTTGCCGCAAGAGTTCAACCTGCCCGTCGCGGTGGCAGGCTTTGAGCCGCTGGATGTGCTGCAGTCGGTGCTTCTGCTGCTGGAGCAGTTCGTCGACGGCGACGTGGCTGCCGGCAACGCGCGCGTGGAGAACCAGTACGCCCGCGTCGTCCGCTCAGCCGGCAACACCCGCGCACAGGAGCTGATGGACCGCGTGTTCACGCTGCGCGATACGTTCGAATGGCGTGGCCTCGGCTGGATCGAACACTCTGGCCTGGGGATTTCCGAGGAGTATGCGGCCTTCGACGCCGAGCGTCGTTTCGACGTCCCGGGCCGCCGAATTCCAGACCCGATCACCTGCGAATGTGGCTCGGTTCTCACCGGCCACATCAAGCCGTGGCAGTGCGCGGTCTTCGGCACCGCCTGCACCCCAGCCACGCCAATCGGCACTTGTATGGTTTCCCCCGAGGGCGCCTGCGCGGCGTACTACAACTTCGGCCGCATCGACCGGCAGGTAACGCTGAACTTGGCGAAGACCCGCAGGTGA
- a CDS encoding AMP-binding protein, translated as MTTTITDDATATAGASAAAPSRSAVTAAAAGSLALESAQVRAEKDGLRTVPAPFGHDVVDETGSKLSHVIGLGVEQGAAPLRAETLGANLRAVVEKHPARDAIVDVYADVTLSYERFYNKVLRLASYFARQGLVKGDRVGIWSTNRWEWPVVQYACHHLGLVLVNINPAYRQRELNYVLEKVGVRMVVAARRYKDSDYRSMLNEARKQRGVTLREVLYFGSAEWDEAIDGDIVDLSELIEGISPHDPVNIQFTSGTTGFPKGATLTHFNILNNAYFAGELLGYTEEDRVCVPVPFFHTFGMGVGIIAAISHGAAVVIAGPTFKARETLKAVHSAKVTSLYGVPTMFINELEEAYDHEDYGSPYDLSMLRTGVMGGTSCPTKTMREVMNRMNMHEVAICYGMTETSPVAFQTRADSPLEKRIATVGQIHPHIEARVVDTRTNETLPRGEQGEVVVRGYNIMREYWQHPEKTAEAIDPDGWMHTGDLGVLDDEGYLSITGRIKDMLIRGGENIYPREIEEFLFTHPSVVDAQVIGVPDDRYGEEIMAWLILHEGAEELSVDELAEFARGKLSRHKIPRYVHVVKEFPMTASGKVRKVEMREMAPKILGWV; from the coding sequence ATGACTACGACGATCACTGATGACGCCACTGCAACCGCCGGTGCTTCCGCGGCTGCGCCCTCCCGCTCCGCAGTCACAGCAGCAGCCGCAGGTTCCCTTGCCCTGGAATCGGCTCAGGTCAGGGCCGAAAAAGATGGACTGCGCACCGTCCCCGCGCCGTTCGGGCATGATGTCGTCGATGAGACCGGCAGCAAGCTGAGCCACGTCATTGGGCTCGGAGTGGAGCAAGGTGCCGCGCCACTGCGGGCGGAGACTCTCGGCGCGAACCTGCGGGCGGTTGTTGAAAAGCACCCGGCCCGCGATGCCATCGTTGATGTATACGCCGATGTCACCCTTTCTTACGAGCGCTTCTATAACAAGGTGCTGCGGCTGGCCAGCTACTTTGCTCGTCAGGGGCTGGTGAAGGGCGACCGTGTGGGAATCTGGTCTACCAATCGCTGGGAGTGGCCCGTCGTGCAGTATGCCTGCCATCACCTGGGGCTCGTTCTAGTCAACATCAATCCCGCATACCGCCAGAGGGAGCTCAACTACGTCCTGGAAAAGGTGGGGGTCCGCATGGTGGTTGCAGCGCGCCGATACAAGGACTCCGACTACCGAAGCATGCTCAACGAGGCGCGGAAGCAACGCGGGGTAACCCTTCGCGAGGTACTCTACTTCGGCTCAGCAGAATGGGATGAGGCCATCGATGGCGATATTGTTGACCTCAGCGAATTGATCGAAGGTATCTCACCCCACGACCCGGTGAATATCCAGTTCACCTCCGGAACTACCGGCTTCCCCAAGGGCGCGACCCTGACCCACTTCAATATTCTCAACAACGCCTACTTCGCGGGAGAACTACTGGGTTACACCGAGGAAGACCGCGTCTGTGTCCCCGTGCCGTTCTTCCACACCTTCGGCATGGGCGTTGGCATCATAGCGGCCATTTCCCATGGTGCCGCGGTCGTTATCGCAGGGCCGACCTTCAAGGCTCGCGAGACGCTCAAGGCCGTCCACTCGGCCAAGGTCACCAGCCTCTACGGCGTGCCGACGATGTTTATCAACGAACTCGAAGAAGCCTACGACCACGAGGACTACGGCTCACCGTACGATTTGTCCATGCTGCGTACCGGAGTGATGGGCGGAACCTCCTGCCCCACGAAGACGATGCGCGAAGTTATGAATCGAATGAACATGCACGAGGTCGCAATCTGCTACGGCATGACCGAAACCTCGCCAGTTGCATTCCAAACGCGGGCTGACTCCCCGCTGGAAAAGCGAATCGCCACGGTAGGACAGATTCATCCGCATATCGAGGCCCGAGTCGTCGATACGCGAACAAACGAAACCCTGCCCCGGGGAGAGCAGGGTGAGGTCGTGGTACGCGGCTACAACATTATGAGGGAGTACTGGCAGCACCCGGAGAAAACCGCCGAGGCGATCGACCCGGATGGCTGGATGCACACCGGCGACCTGGGAGTTTTGGACGACGAGGGCTACCTGTCCATCACGGGGCGTATCAAGGACATGCTGATTCGCGGCGGTGAGAACATCTACCCGCGCGAGATTGAGGAGTTCCTGTTTACTCATCCATCGGTGGTGGACGCGCAGGTCATCGGTGTTCCGGACGACCGCTATGGCGAGGAAATCATGGCATGGTTGATTCTGCACGAGGGGGCGGAGGAGCTCAGCGTCGACGAACTTGCAGAGTTTGCTCGGGGCAAACTGTCGCGGCATAAGATTCCGCGCTACGTGCATGTGGTGAAGGAGTTCCCGATGACGGCCTCAGGAAAGGTGCGCAAGGTCGAGATGCGCGAGATGGCACCGAAGATCCTGGGGTGGGTATAG
- the hypE gene encoding hydrogenase expression/formation protein HypE has protein sequence MQPKNRLNTDEAKVNTNIGRVRARPFRLLDDYVTLQHGSGGKASAALVEQVFFDAYGNEVLGQGGDSGLFSAQPVLDAMAGAGDGSAAAAGSGTTPRLAMSTDSYVVNPIEFPGGNIGDLAVNGTVNDLAVAGAKPLALTASFILEEGLEIETLSRIVATMRKAADAAGVAIVAGDTKVVPKGAGDKVYITTAGVGVVRGDYAGAATDGSVYSGVEVGDRILISGPIADHGMAVMLARGDLALAAPIESDTRAVNSLVDALLAAAPGTRWMRDATRGGLATVANELARGTGLGVVLDDESIAVREMTRGACDMLGIEPLYVANEGTFVAVVPADQADVALAALREAGAPEARDIGSIEEEPGASVVLVTGFGGTRMVDMLVGDPLPRIC, from the coding sequence ATGCAGCCGAAGAACCGCCTTAATACCGACGAGGCCAAGGTCAACACCAATATCGGCCGTGTTCGTGCTCGCCCTTTTAGGCTTCTCGACGACTACGTCACCCTGCAACACGGCTCTGGTGGCAAGGCCTCTGCGGCGCTGGTCGAGCAAGTTTTCTTCGATGCCTACGGCAACGAGGTACTGGGACAAGGAGGAGACTCAGGGCTATTCTCGGCGCAGCCGGTGCTGGATGCGATGGCTGGTGCGGGGGATGGGTCCGCCGCTGCTGCGGGTTCGGGTACTACCCCGCGCTTGGCGATGTCCACCGACTCCTACGTCGTCAACCCGATTGAGTTCCCGGGCGGCAACATCGGCGACCTCGCTGTCAACGGCACCGTCAACGACTTGGCTGTGGCGGGCGCGAAGCCGCTGGCGCTGACGGCATCGTTCATCTTGGAGGAAGGCCTGGAGATAGAGACCCTGAGCCGCATCGTGGCGACGATGCGCAAGGCCGCAGACGCCGCGGGTGTCGCCATCGTCGCAGGTGACACGAAGGTTGTCCCGAAGGGAGCCGGTGACAAGGTTTACATCACCACCGCCGGCGTGGGCGTTGTGCGCGGTGATTACGCGGGTGCCGCCACGGATGGTTCGGTGTACTCGGGTGTCGAGGTCGGCGACCGTATTCTTATCTCCGGCCCCATCGCGGATCACGGCATGGCCGTTATGCTCGCCCGTGGCGACTTGGCCCTTGCCGCGCCAATTGAATCTGATACCCGCGCCGTCAATAGTTTGGTGGATGCGCTGCTCGCGGCCGCTCCCGGCACGCGCTGGATGCGCGATGCCACCCGTGGCGGGCTTGCGACCGTCGCCAATGAGCTGGCTCGTGGCACTGGCCTGGGTGTCGTCCTGGATGACGAGTCCATTGCCGTGCGCGAGATGACCCGCGGCGCCTGCGACATGCTGGGCATCGAGCCACTCTACGTCGCCAACGAGGGCACTTTCGTTGCTGTCGTTCCCGCAGATCAGGCGGATGTCGCGCTGGCCGCGCTGCGTGAGGCCGGTGCGCCTGAGGCCCGCGATATCGGTTCCATCGAGGAGGAGCCGGGTGCCTCGGTCGTGTTGGTTACTGGCTTTGGCGGCACCCGGATGGTGGACATGCTGGTCGGAGACCCGCTGCCCCGTATTTGCTAA
- the hypB gene encoding hydrogenase nickel incorporation protein HypB, with the protein MGRFHRHDGDDAHHHHHTHEHVHDRVQLADPDDVTHGDHSGYETGVERVTILEDIFSENNRRADSNRQKLADNGVEAINLMSSPGSGKTALLEKTLAAAEGKIRVGIIEGDIETALDANRLEGYGAQISLLNTGNGFGGECHLDAPMVSRALEGLDLSKLDLVMIENVGNLVCPAEFEVGETRKAMVYSITEGEDKPVKYPVMFRSVQAVVVNKMDLAPYLDFDMDLFRANLEKVNPGVPVFEVSAKTGESLDKWFEWVSPKLADA; encoded by the coding sequence ATGGGACGATTCCACCGGCACGACGGCGACGACGCGCACCATCACCATCACACTCACGAGCACGTCCACGACCGCGTGCAGTTGGCCGACCCGGACGACGTCACCCACGGCGACCACTCCGGATACGAGACCGGCGTCGAGCGCGTGACCATTCTGGAGGATATCTTCAGCGAGAATAATCGCCGGGCTGACTCCAACCGTCAGAAGCTCGCGGACAACGGTGTTGAGGCAATCAATCTGATGAGCTCGCCGGGCTCCGGAAAGACCGCCCTGCTGGAGAAGACCCTCGCCGCAGCCGAGGGCAAAATCCGCGTCGGTATCATCGAGGGCGACATCGAAACCGCCCTCGACGCCAACCGGTTGGAGGGCTACGGCGCGCAGATTTCCCTGCTTAACACCGGAAACGGTTTCGGTGGCGAGTGTCACCTGGACGCGCCTATGGTCTCCCGCGCGCTGGAGGGCCTGGACCTGTCCAAGCTTGACCTGGTCATGATTGAAAACGTCGGCAATCTCGTCTGCCCTGCGGAGTTCGAGGTGGGTGAGACCCGCAAGGCGATGGTCTACTCCATCACCGAAGGCGAGGATAAGCCGGTCAAGTACCCGGTGATGTTCCGCTCGGTGCAGGCGGTCGTGGTCAACAAGATGGACCTGGCCCCGTACCTGGATTTCGACATGGATCTCTTCCGCGCCAACCTGGAGAAGGTCAACCCGGGAGTCCCTGTGTTCGAGGTTTCCGCCAAGACTGGCGAGAGCCTGGATAAGTGGTTCGAGTGGGTTAGCCCGAAGCTTGCCGACGCCTAG